The genomic segment CCGCAGCGTCACGATCTGCAAGATCCGGATGCCTCGGGGGAGACCACGACGCTGTCACCGTGCAGCACAACAAGGAGAGAACGTGCCAACCATTCAGCAGTTGGTTCGCAAGGGCCGCTCGCCCAAGGTCGCGAAGACCAAGGCGCCCGCGCTCAAGGCGAACCCGCAGCAGGCGGGTGTCTGCACCCGCGTGTACACCACCACCCCGAAGAAGCCGAACTCGGCGATGCGCAAGGTCGCCCGTGTGAAGCTGCGCAACGGCACCGAGGTCACCGCCTACATCCCCGGCGAGGGCCACAACCTGCAGGAGCACTCGCTCGTGCTGGTCCGCGGCGGCCGTGTGAAGGACCTGCCCGGTGTGCGCTACAAGATCATCCGCGGTGCCCTGGACACCCAGGCCGTCAAGAACCGTAAGCAGGCCCGCAGCCGCTACGGTGCGAAGAAGGGCTGAGAGAGATGCCTCGTAAGGGACCCGCCCCGAAGCGCCCCGTCGTCAACGACCCGGTGTACGGCGCCCCCGTCGTCACCCAGCTCGTCAACAAGATCCTCGTCGACGGCAAGAAGTCGCTGGCCGAGTCGATCGTCTACGGCGCCCTCCGCGGCGTCGAGGCGAAGAACGGCCAGGACGCCGTCGCCACCCTCAAGAAGGCCCTCGACAACGTGCGCCCGACCCTCGAGGTCAAGTCGCGTCGCGTCGGCGGCTCGACCTACCAGGTGCCGGTCGAGGTCAAGCCTCACCGCGCCAACACGCTCGCCCTCCGCTGGCTCGTCAGCTACGCCAAGGGCCGTCGTGAGAAGACGATGACCGAGCGCCTCCAGAACGAGATCCTGGACGCCTCGAACGGCCTCGGTGCCGCGGTCAAGCGCCGCGAGGACACCCACAAGATGGCCGAGTCGAACCGCGCCTTCGCGCACTACCGCTGGTAACCAGCTCTCTGCCGCCGGCCGGGGACGACCTCCCCGGCCGGCGCATCCCGAACACGTAAGGAAGACATCCCGTGGCACAAGAAGTGCTCACCGACCTCAACAAGGTCCGCAACATCGGCATCATGGCGCACATCGATGCCGGCAAGACGACG from the Microbacterium atlanticum genome contains:
- the rpsG gene encoding 30S ribosomal protein S7; this translates as MPRKGPAPKRPVVNDPVYGAPVVTQLVNKILVDGKKSLAESIVYGALRGVEAKNGQDAVATLKKALDNVRPTLEVKSRRVGGSTYQVPVEVKPHRANTLALRWLVSYAKGRREKTMTERLQNEILDASNGLGAAVKRREDTHKMAESNRAFAHYRW
- the rpsL gene encoding 30S ribosomal protein S12; this translates as MPTIQQLVRKGRSPKVAKTKAPALKANPQQAGVCTRVYTTTPKKPNSAMRKVARVKLRNGTEVTAYIPGEGHNLQEHSLVLVRGGRVKDLPGVRYKIIRGALDTQAVKNRKQARSRYGAKKG